A segment of the Sphingobacterium oryzagri genome:
CTGGTCCAGAACTTGGTCTGTTACGATTAAATAATACGGAGCGTAGTAAACGGCAGGCCTCGTATGAAGCAATCCGCCCGGTTTGCTATCATCACGACCTCTTGTTGTTTTCTTTAAACGCTGGCAAATAGGCAAGTCACACGGTGCTTTTGGTTTATTCGAACGAGGTAATCTTGAGGTTGGATCGAAATTTAAATGATCATCTTCTTAGGTGCTGGCACCATAAAATTAAGGGATAGACCGGTAGCAGGTAGCGCAAACCTGGCTTGTTTTTTAATGTTTATAATGTTGCGCCTGTTTTTGCTGCTGTATTGTTAATTTTTCGATGTATTTGTTGCCGAAACAAGTCTTTTTCGTTTACAAATTTTACAAATCCAAAATTGTTACATCTTTTTTTTAAAAAATATTGCCTGTTTTTGAGGGTGATTTTCGGTTAGTTTTATTCATTTGATAAAGAAAAAGCGCTGTAATAATCGGATTATGCTATGTTTTTTGAATTGTAGGTCGCTATTTATTCATTTTTAACTTTTTAGAATCACTTCTTAGTGTCTTTTGTACACTTTACGGCTCCGGTAAATTGCCCATTTTACCAGCTGTGCTCATTCTCTACTTCCTGATTTGCGAACCTATTTTGTCCTGGTATACCTCGCCTAATATTTTAATTAGCTAAACAACTACGTTTTTTTTTGTTTTTGGTAGACCGTATATTCGCAACCGTTGAGAAAATAGAGACCATTACTCCAACTAACAACACAAGTAGATAGACTGCCTCAGTTTATCAAATTATTAATTAACTAAACAACAAAGTAGTAAATGAAAAACAAATTACTAGGTTTTCTTTTGGCGATGTGCTGTGTTTTACAGATTACCGTTGCACAAGAAAAGCCTGTCACGGGCCGGGTGCTAGATGCACAAGGCACACCGCTTGCCGGCGTTACGGTAACGGTAGAAGGAACCGCTACCGCGAGTCAGACAGATAATTTTGGTAATTACGTTATCAAAGCATTGAAGGGTAAAAGTATCTCTTTTAAATTAATTGGATACGCCGATTCGCAGGTCATGGTAGGGGATAATAATGCTTATAATGTAAGCTTAGATTACGCTAATGTGGGGTTAGATGAAGTGGTCGTTACAGCTTACGGTGTGCAAAATAAGGAAGCCATTACCGGAGCCGTTGCCAGCATATCGGCTAAAGACATTGAAAAAAGACCGGTGTCTTCTGTTACGGCCGTGTTAGAAGGTTTGGCTCCTGGTTTGCAGGTTAACAATTCCAATGGCGAACCGGGACAGTCTCCAAATGTGCGCGTTCGTGGTTTTGGATCGATTAACGGTGAATCGGCTCCATCCTATATTGTCGACGGTGTACTTTTTCAGGGGAATATTTCCGATTTAAATCCCGCCGATATTGAGTCGGTTTCTGTTTTGAAAGATGCTACTTCCGCTGCGCTTTACGGTAGCAGGGGTGCAAATGGTGTTATCGTGATTACGACCAAGCGCGGCAAAAAAGGTACGGCAGATTTCGGATTAACGGTTAACCAAGGTGTTTTCACACGCGGTATACCGGAATATGATCGGTTAAACCCGACGCAATACATGGGTGTGGCCTGGCAGGGATACCGTAACCAGTTACAAACGGCGAACCCTTCTTGGACAACTGCACAAGCAAACTCGGCGGCAACGCAAGATTTAATTCCAAGTATATTAAAGCTTAATATTTTTGATGTGCCAAATGAGCAGCTATTTGACGCGAACGGAAACTTCAACAATAACGCCGGTATTTTGGGTACTTACGGTGAAGATCTTGATTGGTTTGACGCGGTGAGTCGAAGCGGGCACCGTCAGGAATACTTGATGAATGGCCGTGGAGGATCTGAAAAAGGAAGCTATTTCTTTTCCTTGGGTTATTTGGATGAACAAGGCTACATTAAAACATCGGATTTCGACCGGTTAAGCGGTCGTGTAAGTGCCGAGATCACACCAAAATCTTGGATGCGCGCAGGCTTCTCGGCCAATGCATCACACCAAAGAAGTAACAATACTACTGGCGAAGGATCAGGATTTACGAATCCCTGGAACTATGCACGAAATATCGCGCCGATCTATCCTATTTACTTGCATGATGCATCAACGGGCGAATACGTGCTGGATCAGCAGGGCAATAGAATCTACGATGATGGAGCGACAAGCCGAAATCAGTATGTTGGGCGACACATGGTTTGGGAAAATGAGCTGAACGCAAACATCAATAAACGTAATACCATCAATTCGCAAGCTTTTATCGATATCAATATCCTTAAAAATTTAAAATTCTCTGCACGCGGGGATATCAATTTGCGAAATTCGGAAAGACGAGAGTATGATAATGCCATTATCGGTGATGGTTCGGGAAATAATGGTCGTGCTTCAAGAACGATCTATAACTACAAGAACTATACGCTACAACAACAGTTAAACTACACGAATACCTTTGCGCAGGATCATAATGTGGATGTCTTCTTAGGGCACGAAAATTATGGTAATATTTATACTTACCTGAATGGCTCCAAAAATACCGAGACGTTTCCAGGTAAACATGATCTCGTCAATTTCTCCAATATTGCGACGTTCACAGATTATGAACATAACGACAAATTAGAGTCTTATCTATCACGTGTAAGATACAATTACCAGGAGAAATATTACCTGGAAGGATCGTTCCGTCGTGATGGTACTTCGCGCTTGCATCCAGATATGCGCTGGGGAAATTTCTGGTCGGCTGGTGCGACATGGATGTTGTCGAAGGAAGCGTTCTTAAAGGATGTTAACTGGGTAAATTCATTGAAATTGCGTGCAGCGACAGGTGTTGTTGGAAATATTGAAAGTTTAGATTTTTATGACTACATGGCACTCTATGCTTTAGGACAAAATAACAACATGTCTGCGGTCTATAAATCCAATAATGAAAATGAAAACTTAAAATGGGAAGGTAGTCAATCTTCTTCTTTCGCCGTGGAAGGTCGGTTGTTCAATCGCATGAACTTTACGGTAGAGTATTTTGACAAACGTTCTAAAGATTTATTATTCGACGTTAACTTGCCTATTTCAACCGGCGGTACAGATGCAACGGTTGGTAGAGCAACTGTATGGCGTAACATTGGTGACCTGGTGAATAGAGGCCTGGAGATTTCATTCGATGTTGACGTTGTCAAGAATACGGATTTTAGATGGAACGTAGGTGCTAATGCGACGTTCTTGAAAAACAAAATCATCAACTTGCCGGCGGAAAATAAAGAAAATGGTATTATATCTGCGCCATTTAAATACATGGAAGGCCATTCGGTGTTTGATTACTTCCTTTTCCAATATGCGGGTGTTGATATGATGACAGGACAGGCGCTTTACCACGCCGATACGGAGGCTTATGATCCTGCGGCAGCGACAGGCGCTTGGTTACCTTTTCAGGAAGAGGTAAATGGTGTGGTTTACACGCGTAATTCAGCGTATGCAAAACGTGAGTTTAGTGGTACGGGGATCCCAACGATGATGGGCGCGGTGAATACTTCTTTGAGCTATAAAAACTGGAGCCTTTCTGGTCTCTTTACTTATTCGTTGGGTGGAAAAGGCTTAGATTATTCGTACATCAGCTTAATGGGGGTAACAGCTAAC
Coding sequences within it:
- a CDS encoding SusC/RagA family TonB-linked outer membrane protein encodes the protein MKNKLLGFLLAMCCVLQITVAQEKPVTGRVLDAQGTPLAGVTVTVEGTATASQTDNFGNYVIKALKGKSISFKLIGYADSQVMVGDNNAYNVSLDYANVGLDEVVVTAYGVQNKEAITGAVASISAKDIEKRPVSSVTAVLEGLAPGLQVNNSNGEPGQSPNVRVRGFGSINGESAPSYIVDGVLFQGNISDLNPADIESVSVLKDATSAALYGSRGANGVIVITTKRGKKGTADFGLTVNQGVFTRGIPEYDRLNPTQYMGVAWQGYRNQLQTANPSWTTAQANSAATQDLIPSILKLNIFDVPNEQLFDANGNFNNNAGILGTYGEDLDWFDAVSRSGHRQEYLMNGRGGSEKGSYFFSLGYLDEQGYIKTSDFDRLSGRVSAEITPKSWMRAGFSANASHQRSNNTTGEGSGFTNPWNYARNIAPIYPIYLHDASTGEYVLDQQGNRIYDDGATSRNQYVGRHMVWENELNANINKRNTINSQAFIDINILKNLKFSARGDINLRNSERREYDNAIIGDGSGNNGRASRTIYNYKNYTLQQQLNYTNTFAQDHNVDVFLGHENYGNIYTYLNGSKNTETFPGKHDLVNFSNIATFTDYEHNDKLESYLSRVRYNYQEKYYLEGSFRRDGTSRLHPDMRWGNFWSAGATWMLSKEAFLKDVNWVNSLKLRAATGVVGNIESLDFYDYMALYALGQNNNMSAVYKSNNENENLKWEGSQSSSFAVEGRLFNRMNFTVEYFDKRSKDLLFDVNLPISTGGTDATVGRATVWRNIGDLVNRGLEISFDVDVVKNTDFRWNVGANATFLKNKIINLPAENKENGIISAPFKYMEGHSVFDYFLFQYAGVDMMTGQALYHADTEAYDPAAATGAWLPFQEEVNGVVYTRNSAYAKREFSGTGIPTMMGAVNTSLSYKNWSLSGLFTYSLGGKGLDYSYISLMGVTANPSAGHLDLLNSWTQAPEGMTETSADRINPDAIPQINYSTSQYNNATSSRFLINNSYFVIKNITVGYQLPKPLLERVSLNRVNLNFSVENLATFNALKGFSSQQTFGGYSENQFVPSRVFSFGVNVGF